In Methylobacterium sp. FF17, a single genomic region encodes these proteins:
- a CDS encoding DUF4214 domain-containing protein, translating to MASIKFTPQDYTSTLAMLNHEGANGIIALLKAGRSDDAMGYVSGLIDTWNNRAAARGIAPWEMMNRPNQISFWEPDKIQSKANALDPRIKDLADAYLSARADGAPAANPSASFYLNKDLVEATPSYGSKWKNWYNPGTVVSAYGDKRGGGRASLETQFVQNDDEYKVPEYSFSFDPSLKLSPKSDAQSVYNSFAKVPVGMGYDPARALNTGSTGLNDLDVSQGVAPGLIGDSGRNVETGNPYGFTDTNVSGDVGSGGNNLGSATPIGPAPGGTDFSGANVSAGVGDGGLNPALAPYQPAPGATDFSGSNVSAGVANGVLNPVLQGLTSQPAQTLPPQAAPTIPPGSPEQQIAAVYQQVLGRDGGPGEVGYWAQLLRNGQNDIGSIVSQFQGSPEGQARLIGPQTAQTIGAPQAVQATSPTPQAQSIGSYYGLNPTGTPQQQATNVYQSVLGRTPSADEAGYWAEMLRTGQTDFNKLVTTFQNSPEGRQRLASMPSQDAATISAPQGISVIGSSQQAQTIGAPAASPTIPAGTPEQQVAAVYQQVLGRDGGPGEIGYWASLLRNGQNDLNSIVAKFQSSPEGQARGPAGLSPLVSAQSAPTIQAPAASQGLSIMASPTIPPGSTAQTINDIYQAELGRPAEQAAIDYGAALLSGGKVTAADFAAQVRNSPEAQARRNAFPSQDAATIPAPGASPTVENLGLAPTIGAPSTSPTIGPNFAPTINPVLSPTIPAPNAVNAYQGISPYGFSGANVSGALGAGPQTFGDYYGTGTQNLGLDLPAASSNPIGDFSFSGANVGGFDVNAAPQTGGSGGLVAGFGFDPQASEKAFLNGQAMQIIQQDMAGKGIGNGQNALIASGSITNDAQQNDFVSRQNSNSLQAFLQNAGRPTAAAPTVSAPRVAQGAFAPAPFFGRW from the coding sequence ATGGCGAGCATCAAATTTACGCCCCAGGACTACACATCGACCTTGGCGATGCTCAACCATGAAGGTGCGAACGGCATCATCGCGCTTCTGAAGGCTGGTCGGAGCGATGACGCGATGGGCTACGTGTCGGGGTTGATCGACACATGGAACAACCGAGCGGCGGCGCGCGGGATCGCTCCTTGGGAGATGATGAACCGCCCAAACCAGATCTCGTTCTGGGAGCCGGACAAAATTCAGAGCAAAGCCAATGCTCTAGATCCTCGCATCAAAGACCTCGCAGATGCATACCTGTCTGCCCGTGCTGATGGAGCGCCGGCAGCCAACCCCTCCGCAAGTTTCTACCTCAATAAGGATTTGGTGGAGGCAACGCCGTCCTACGGCTCAAAATGGAAAAACTGGTACAACCCCGGCACCGTCGTAAGCGCCTATGGCGACAAGCGCGGAGGAGGGCGCGCAAGCCTTGAAACGCAGTTCGTTCAGAACGACGACGAGTACAAAGTCCCTGAATATTCCTTCTCCTTTGATCCTTCGCTTAAGTTGTCCCCAAAATCGGACGCACAATCCGTCTACAACAGCTTTGCTAAGGTGCCTGTTGGCATGGGCTATGATCCTGCCCGCGCCCTGAACACGGGCTCTACTGGCCTAAATGACCTTGATGTCTCTCAAGGGGTCGCGCCCGGTCTGATCGGGGATAGCGGGAGGAACGTCGAAACCGGCAATCCCTACGGGTTCACGGATACCAACGTCTCGGGTGATGTTGGCTCCGGGGGCAACAACCTCGGAAGCGCGACGCCGATTGGCCCGGCGCCTGGTGGAACCGACTTTTCTGGCGCGAATGTCTCCGCAGGAGTGGGCGACGGCGGGCTTAACCCGGCCTTGGCACCCTATCAGCCCGCGCCTGGTGCGACGGACTTCTCGGGCTCCAATGTTTCGGCTGGGGTCGCCAACGGCGTTCTGAACCCCGTCCTGCAAGGGCTGACATCACAGCCCGCACAGACGCTCCCGCCTCAGGCGGCGCCGACGATCCCGCCGGGGTCTCCCGAGCAGCAGATTGCGGCGGTGTACCAGCAGGTACTTGGCCGCGATGGTGGGCCGGGCGAAGTCGGCTATTGGGCCCAGCTTCTCCGCAACGGGCAGAACGATATCGGCTCCATCGTCTCGCAGTTCCAGGGCAGCCCTGAGGGGCAGGCGCGCCTAATCGGACCTCAGACGGCGCAGACCATTGGCGCTCCGCAGGCGGTCCAGGCCACCTCGCCGACGCCCCAGGCGCAGTCCATTGGCTCCTACTACGGGCTCAATCCAACCGGCACACCTCAGCAGCAGGCCACGAACGTCTACCAGAGTGTCTTGGGCCGGACGCCCTCTGCCGACGAGGCCGGCTATTGGGCCGAAATGCTCCGCACAGGGCAGACGGATTTCAACAAGCTCGTCACCACCTTTCAGAACAGCCCCGAGGGGCGGCAGCGCCTTGCCAGCATGCCGAGCCAGGATGCCGCGACCATCTCGGCTCCGCAGGGCATTTCGGTCATAGGCTCGTCTCAGCAGGCACAGACGATCGGCGCGCCTGCGGCATCCCCCACGATCCCGGCCGGAACGCCAGAGCAGCAGGTGGCTGCTGTCTACCAGCAGGTTTTGGGGCGGGACGGTGGCCCCGGCGAGATTGGCTATTGGGCATCGCTGCTCCGCAACGGTCAAAACGATCTCAACTCGATCGTCGCCAAGTTCCAATCCAGCCCTGAGGGCCAAGCGCGTGGTCCGGCCGGACTTTCTCCGCTGGTCTCGGCTCAGTCTGCCCCAACGATCCAGGCCCCGGCAGCCTCGCAAGGGCTGTCGATCATGGCGAGCCCCACGATCCCGCCGGGCTCCACGGCGCAGACCATCAATGACATCTACCAGGCCGAGTTGGGCCGCCCTGCCGAACAGGCCGCAATCGATTACGGTGCCGCATTGCTGAGCGGCGGGAAGGTCACGGCGGCGGATTTTGCGGCCCAGGTCCGCAACAGCCCAGAGGCACAGGCCCGCCGCAACGCCTTCCCGAGCCAAGACGCCGCCACCATCCCGGCCCCGGGCGCGAGCCCGACTGTCGAGAACCTGGGGCTGGCTCCGACCATCGGCGCGCCATCCACCTCGCCGACGATTGGTCCGAACTTCGCGCCCACCATCAACCCCGTGCTGTCACCTACCATTCCGGCACCGAACGCCGTGAACGCTTATCAGGGGATCTCGCCTTATGGCTTCAGCGGCGCGAATGTCTCGGGGGCACTCGGGGCCGGGCCGCAGACCTTCGGAGATTACTACGGCACAGGCACTCAGAACCTCGGACTAGATCTCCCGGCGGCAAGCTCGAACCCGATCGGCGACTTCTCCTTCAGCGGGGCCAATGTTGGCGGCTTTGACGTGAACGCGGCTCCGCAGACCGGGGGCAGCGGCGGCCTCGTGGCTGGCTTTGGCTTCGACCCCCAAGCTTCGGAAAAGGC